The Nitrospiraceae bacterium genome window below encodes:
- a CDS encoding FHA domain-containing protein, producing the protein MSDAASRLPKLLVKAPQGGTKEVEVSETPFTIGRKPDNHLCLDDPAASGHHARIVKVQEVLFIEDQRSTNGIFVNEQKIDRKQLRDTDSIRIGTHRLIFRHEDSAAAASKPVLGTADTDKTMVVSASMASAATPVPQKIGIVEVLSGKTTQSQYRLTKQVSLIGSQEDAAIRLTGWFAPKSAAVIGRRPEGYYVGKVEGGKPVLVNKEPLEGQQMLLDGDVVETAGISLQFHLRDAKKAAA; encoded by the coding sequence ATGTCCGACGCCGCATCCCGTCTTCCAAAGCTCTTGGTCAAGGCCCCGCAGGGCGGTACGAAGGAAGTCGAGGTCTCAGAGACCCCCTTCACCATCGGCCGTAAGCCCGACAACCACCTGTGCCTCGACGACCCGGCTGCCTCCGGCCACCACGCCCGTATCGTGAAGGTGCAGGAAGTCCTGTTCATCGAGGATCAACGAAGCACGAACGGCATATTCGTTAACGAGCAGAAAATCGATCGCAAACAATTGCGCGACACCGACAGCATTCGCATCGGCACGCACCGCCTGATCTTCCGGCACGAGGACTCCGCCGCCGCTGCATCGAAACCGGTTCTGGGCACAGCCGACACGGACAAGACGATGGTCGTTTCCGCCTCGATGGCCTCAGCAGCAACGCCTGTCCCGCAGAAAATCGGCATCGTCGAGGTACTGTCGGGGAAGACGACTCAATCGCAGTACCGGTTGACAAAACAAGTCTCCCTGATCGGCTCCCAGGAGGACGCGGCAATCCGGCTCACCGGTTGGTTTGCGCCCAAGTCCGCGGCCGTGATCGGACGCCGCCCCGAAGGCTACTACGTGGGCAAGGTGGAAGGGGGCAAACCGGTATTGGTCAACAAGGAACCGCTCGAGGGGCAACAGATGCTGCTGGATGGGGACGTCGTGGAGACGGCGGGGATCAGCCTCCAGTTTCATCTGCGGGACGCCAAAAAGGCAGCGGCCTAA
- a CDS encoding adenosylcobalamin-dependent ribonucleoside-diphosphate reductase: MMTRANFTGRRTPTNLPGLSRNALAVLRRRYLTKNAAGRVMETPDEMFRRVAGDIARAEAAYPPHTRLAQAAGNYYRLMRALEFLPNSPTLMNAGRPLQQLSACFVLPIDDSLDSIFDTLKHQALIHQSGGGTGFSFSRLRPKDDRVATTSGVASGPVSFMHIFNTATDVIKQGGTRRGANMGILRIDHPDILDFIDVKRKPGAMNNFNLSVGITDAFMTALDQRRTYALNNPRTGKPTRRLAAQEVFDRLVQAAWENGEPGVVFLDTIGRQNPTPHLGAIEATNPCGEQPLLPHESCTLGSLNLSRFVTGSPDTPTIDYPRLTDAIVTAVRFLDGVIDRNHYPLPVIEERTKSTRKIGLGVMGFADLLIRLGIPYDTTDAVETGEGVMRFIHERAHEASVELAKSRGPFPAFAESRMAAIHAPRRHATVTTVAPTGTISIIADCSPGIEPLYGVSFMRTVMDNVRLISVHPDFVRLTKQAGIYSARLLRRVTAQESIQSLSEIPRAIRQLFVTAHDIPPSHHVRMQAAFQRHSDSGVSKTINLPPQASRKDVAEAFLLAYRLGCKGLTVFRSGSRDAQVMSCAQIEYCDAAREIRS; the protein is encoded by the coding sequence ATGATGACACGTGCAAACTTCACGGGCCGGCGCACACCGACGAACCTCCCCGGCCTGTCCCGCAACGCGCTGGCAGTGTTGCGCCGCCGCTACTTGACCAAGAATGCGGCCGGTCGTGTGATGGAGACCCCGGACGAGATGTTTCGCCGTGTCGCCGGCGACATCGCGCGCGCCGAGGCAGCCTATCCGCCGCACACTCGGCTGGCGCAGGCGGCCGGGAATTACTACCGGCTCATGCGCGCACTCGAATTCCTGCCGAATTCGCCCACGCTTATGAACGCGGGACGGCCGCTGCAGCAATTGTCGGCCTGTTTCGTTCTGCCGATCGACGATTCGCTCGATTCTATTTTTGACACGCTGAAACACCAAGCCCTGATCCATCAGTCGGGCGGCGGTACCGGGTTTTCGTTCAGCCGGCTTCGCCCCAAGGACGACCGCGTCGCCACCACCAGCGGCGTCGCGTCCGGTCCCGTGTCGTTCATGCATATCTTCAACACTGCCACCGACGTCATCAAGCAGGGAGGCACCAGGCGCGGCGCCAACATGGGCATCCTGCGCATCGACCACCCGGACATTCTCGACTTCATCGACGTGAAGCGGAAACCGGGCGCGATGAACAACTTCAACCTCTCCGTCGGCATCACCGATGCCTTCATGACGGCCCTCGATCAACGGCGCACCTACGCGCTGAACAATCCCCGGACCGGGAAGCCGACCCGGCGGCTGGCCGCCCAGGAGGTGTTCGACCGGCTCGTACAGGCGGCTTGGGAAAACGGAGAACCGGGAGTGGTCTTCCTCGACACCATCGGCCGCCAGAACCCTACTCCGCATCTCGGCGCCATCGAAGCGACGAACCCTTGCGGCGAACAGCCGCTGCTGCCCCACGAATCCTGCACATTGGGCTCGCTCAACCTCTCCCGCTTCGTCACCGGATCACCGGATACTCCGACGATCGACTATCCGCGCCTGACCGACGCCATCGTTACCGCCGTGCGCTTTTTGGACGGCGTCATCGATCGTAACCATTACCCCCTCCCCGTGATCGAAGAGCGCACGAAAAGCACCAGAAAGATCGGATTGGGCGTGATGGGCTTCGCGGATCTCCTGATTCGCCTCGGCATTCCCTACGATACGACCGATGCGGTTGAGACCGGCGAAGGCGTGATGCGGTTCATCCATGAGCGGGCGCATGAGGCCTCCGTCGAGTTAGCGAAATCCCGAGGCCCTTTTCCGGCGTTTGCGGAAAGTCGCATGGCCGCCATACACGCGCCGCGTCGCCACGCCACGGTGACGACGGTCGCTCCTACCGGCACGATCAGCATTATCGCCGACTGTTCACCCGGCATCGAGCCGCTGTACGGGGTCAGTTTCATGCGCACCGTGATGGACAACGTCCGGTTGATCAGCGTCCATCCGGATTTCGTGCGTTTGACCAAACAGGCCGGCATCTACTCCGCTCGCCTGCTCCGTCGCGTGACTGCCCAGGAATCGATTCAATCGCTCAGTGAAATTCCTCGGGCCATCCGCCAATTGTTCGTGACGGCCCATGACATCCCTCCCTCTCACCATGTGCGCATGCAGGCGGCCTTTCAGCGTCACAGCGACAGCGGTGTGTCGAAGACCATCAATCTCCCGCCGCAGGCAAGCCGTAAAGATGTGGCCGAAGCGTTTCTGCTCGCCTATCGGCTCGGCTGCAAGGGCCTGACGGTGTTTCGCTCCGGCAGCCGGGATGCGCAGGTCATGTCCTGCGCGCAAATCGAATATTGCGACGCAGCGCGGGAGATCAGGTCCTAG
- a CDS encoding serine/threonine protein kinase: MTTSWGWIGPYLIVIILAILVGPVLATLPLFTHTFVQQLGMNAAQAVRLAADALCLLMVWLAAARARNELEDNGKGQTFLRSILFPIALLIIVIVAQKAYEAHAIPVLGHPRQPLYNWVLTGGLISSAAWLTFAWVRHADALTNAFARPVRRRPAEEDKKEAIVEEEPAPAESLSQTQSRAGETVIIRTGSQPAALGRYQIVKELGRGAMGVVFLGKDPTIQRFVAIKTMRLDEIDSPEELKQFRDRFFREAESTGRLSHPNIVTVYDAGEQDGLAYIAMEYLEGTTLANYCQKGTLLPAKQVLQIVATVAEALDYAHSQDVVHRDIKPANIMILKNRLVKVMDFGIAKVASQSKTQTSMIMGTPRYMSPEQASGKNVDGRSDVFSLGIVLFELLTGNKPFDAENMPALVMKISKSPHPPLLKYRRDLPTRVQSIVDRALQKEVPNRYRHASDFAQDLRDVYQVMPR, from the coding sequence ATGACCACATCCTGGGGCTGGATCGGCCCCTACCTAATCGTTATCATTTTGGCTATCCTCGTGGGCCCCGTCTTGGCCACGTTGCCGCTGTTTACCCACACCTTCGTTCAACAACTCGGAATGAATGCTGCCCAGGCGGTCCGTCTGGCGGCCGATGCGCTCTGCCTGTTGATGGTCTGGCTGGCCGCGGCACGGGCACGAAATGAACTGGAGGACAACGGTAAGGGACAAACGTTCCTCCGTTCCATTCTATTCCCGATCGCGCTGCTTATCATCGTGATCGTGGCGCAAAAGGCCTATGAGGCACACGCGATTCCCGTCCTGGGGCACCCCAGACAGCCACTTTACAATTGGGTCCTGACGGGGGGCTTGATCAGTTCCGCCGCCTGGCTGACATTTGCCTGGGTTCGTCACGCCGATGCCCTGACCAATGCGTTCGCTCGTCCCGTCCGCCGCCGCCCTGCCGAAGAAGACAAAAAAGAAGCCATCGTCGAGGAGGAACCGGCCCCCGCCGAATCACTGTCGCAAACCCAGTCACGCGCGGGCGAAACGGTCATCATTCGAACGGGCAGCCAGCCGGCGGCACTGGGCCGCTATCAAATTGTGAAGGAACTGGGACGCGGTGCGATGGGCGTCGTCTTTCTCGGCAAGGACCCCACCATCCAGCGCTTCGTGGCGATTAAGACGATGCGGCTGGACGAAATCGACAGCCCGGAAGAACTCAAGCAGTTTCGCGATCGGTTTTTTCGAGAAGCCGAGTCCACGGGCCGTCTCTCGCACCCCAATATCGTCACGGTCTACGATGCGGGGGAGCAGGACGGCCTGGCCTATATCGCGATGGAATACCTTGAAGGCACCACCCTCGCGAACTACTGCCAGAAGGGAACGCTGCTCCCGGCCAAGCAGGTTCTGCAGATCGTCGCCACGGTCGCGGAAGCGCTGGACTATGCCCATAGTCAAGACGTCGTGCACCGGGACATCAAGCCCGCCAACATCATGATTCTCAAGAATCGGCTCGTGAAGGTCATGGATTTCGGCATCGCGAAGGTCGCGAGCCAGTCGAAAACCCAGACCAGCATGATCATGGGCACTCCCCGGTATATGTCGCCGGAACAGGCCTCCGGGAAAAATGTCGACGGCCGTTCCGACGTCTTCTCTCTGGGAATCGTGCTCTTCGAATTGCTGACCGGAAACAAACCCTTCGACGCCGAAAACATGCCGGCCCTGGTCATGAAAATCTCCAAGTCGCCCCACCCGCCCCTCTTGAAATACCGGCGCGACCTCCCCACCAGGGTCCAGTCGATCGTAGACCGCGCACTTCAAAAGGAAGTGCCCAATCGCTATCGCCACGCCAGTGACTTTGCCCAGGATCTTCGCGACGTCTATCAGGTGATGCCCAGGTAG
- the folB gene encoding dihydroneopterin aldolase — protein sequence MPERIVIERLEFQGHCGVTDEERRRPQPIAVDVELETGIEEAAASDRLADTIDYARVADRLATVGAAQNCHLLEALAEKLVAVVFAEFPADRLRLWVRKLRAPLTVVAGSVGVRLERTRTAQQARSLEPGPAPFLIQQLARIPKGRILDVASGRGRNALYLLSQGMEVDAVDQDPDALASLIESAKARGFSGLTTRTMDLEADPEQPPSLGSEQFDALIVCFYLYRPLFPVLMEALKPNGVLLYETFTIDNYFRHQHPRRWEFCLGHNELLRLTSPLRVLHYDEGEHESGHGAGPVFTARLLAQKAGPRLPS from the coding sequence ATGCCAGAACGGATCGTGATCGAACGACTTGAATTTCAAGGCCATTGCGGCGTGACGGACGAAGAACGCCGGCGCCCGCAACCGATTGCCGTCGATGTTGAGCTGGAAACGGGGATCGAGGAGGCTGCGGCGTCCGATCGCCTGGCCGATACCATCGACTATGCCAGGGTGGCCGACCGGCTTGCCACCGTCGGAGCGGCCCAGAACTGCCATTTGCTCGAGGCGCTGGCGGAAAAACTCGTAGCCGTCGTCTTTGCCGAGTTTCCCGCCGACCGGCTTCGATTGTGGGTGCGAAAACTCCGCGCGCCGCTGACGGTTGTCGCGGGCTCCGTCGGTGTGCGCCTCGAACGAACGAGAACGGCACAGCAGGCGCGGTCACTCGAACCGGGTCCCGCCCCCTTCCTCATCCAGCAACTGGCAAGAATTCCCAAAGGCCGCATCTTGGACGTGGCGTCCGGCCGCGGCCGCAATGCGCTCTACTTGTTGTCGCAGGGGATGGAAGTGGACGCGGTCGATCAGGATCCTGATGCGTTGGCCTCGTTGATTGAATCGGCCAAGGCCCGAGGGTTCTCCGGGCTCACGACCCGAACGATGGACCTGGAAGCGGATCCCGAACAACCACCGAGCCTTGGAAGCGAACAGTTCGACGCGCTGATTGTCTGTTTCTATCTGTACCGGCCCTTGTTTCCGGTGTTGATGGAGGCCTTGAAGCCGAACGGGGTCCTGCTGTACGAGACCTTTACGATCGATAACTACTTCCGACATCAACACCCGCGGCGTTGGGAATTTTGCCTCGGGCACAACGAACTGCTGCGGCTGACCTCCCCGCTCCGCGTCCTGCATTACGACGAGGGCGAGCACGAGAGCGGGCATGGCGCCGGACCGGTATTCACCGCGCGACTGCTCGCGCAGAAAGCGGGGCCTCGTCTCCCATCATGA
- a CDS encoding cysteine rich repeat-containing protein, with translation MAGPSRFGAIVIVTVLSLLVLGSVWGLVIFLLPQSEGESASSRVAVAPSSQPAPVHNRPVEPAPPPHDPAPVIVREAPPVAEIRPLDRVAPEGPRVPLGLELKCDGEVEALCPEAEGPDRRICLQEKLRQVSGPCQQVLRERLVRMKEAMQQLRVACEADARRFCREAPVGGGAMIQCLEGHAQEVSDRCFELLPKRGRLLN, from the coding sequence TTGGCGGGTCCATCACGATTCGGCGCCATCGTCATTGTCACGGTGCTCAGCCTTCTGGTGCTCGGTTCGGTCTGGGGCCTGGTGATTTTTCTCCTGCCGCAGAGCGAAGGCGAGTCTGCCTCCTCTCGTGTCGCCGTCGCCCCTTCGTCGCAGCCGGCCCCGGTCCACAACCGACCGGTTGAGCCGGCACCACCCCCGCATGACCCTGCGCCCGTCATTGTGCGTGAAGCACCGCCCGTGGCGGAGATCAGACCACTCGACCGTGTCGCGCCGGAAGGTCCGCGCGTGCCGCTGGGACTGGAGCTAAAATGTGACGGTGAAGTGGAGGCGCTCTGTCCCGAGGCGGAAGGGCCTGATCGACGGATTTGCCTGCAGGAGAAACTTCGCCAGGTGTCGGGTCCTTGCCAACAGGTCTTACGCGAGCGATTGGTGCGGATGAAGGAGGCGATGCAACAGTTGCGTGTCGCCTGCGAGGCCGACGCGAGGCGGTTTTGCCGTGAAGCTCCGGTCGGGGGCGGCGCGATGATCCAGTGTTTGGAGGGGCACGCCCAAGAAGTGTCAGACCGGTGCTTTGAGTTACTCCCCAAGCGGGGACGCCTGTTGAATTAG
- the moaC gene encoding cyclic pyranopterin monophosphate synthase MoaC, with protein MAEFTHFNESGRARMVDVGAKASTERAATAQAIVYLQPETLEKIQHGKIAKGDVLAVAQVAGVMGAKKTPDLIPMCHPILLTSVDISFKEEPRPNRDGLCAITITATAKTTGQTGVEMEAITAASVAALTIYDMCKAVDRGMSFSDVCLLAKSGGKSGTYLRDGHGSGRG; from the coding sequence ATGGCTGAGTTTACCCATTTCAACGAGTCGGGACGGGCGCGGATGGTCGATGTCGGGGCTAAGGCTTCGACGGAGCGTGCCGCGACGGCCCAAGCCATTGTCTATCTCCAGCCGGAAACCCTGGAAAAGATTCAGCACGGGAAAATCGCAAAGGGCGACGTGCTCGCTGTCGCCCAGGTCGCGGGTGTGATGGGGGCGAAGAAGACTCCGGACCTCATCCCGATGTGCCATCCCATCCTCCTGACCAGCGTCGATATCTCCTTTAAAGAAGAACCCCGGCCGAACCGTGACGGGCTCTGCGCCATTACGATTACTGCGACGGCGAAGACGACCGGTCAGACCGGCGTCGAAATGGAAGCCATCACGGCGGCCTCGGTCGCGGCGCTCACGATCTACGACATGTGTAAGGCGGTCGATCGCGGGATGAGTTTTAGTGACGTCTGCCTGCTGGCCAAGTCCGGGGGGAAGTCCGGCACGTACCTGCGGGACGGTCATGGCTCGGGGCGAGGCTGA
- the hpnD gene encoding presqualene diphosphate synthase HpnD gives MTPAQAQDYCTTLTKQSGSNFYYSFLFLPKARREAMYTVYAFCKEVDNAVDEPPPGSNPQHELQRWRKELDAAYQGTPTFPVTVSLAQHAKELGIPKAYCEELIKGVEMDLSRLRYATFDDLSLYCYRVASVVGLICLHVFGATSPRAQDYAVNLGMAFQLTNILRDVGGDAEAGRIYLPQEDLARFKYTEADLLSRRETAAFTELMRFEVERAKEYYAKAKRALESLSPQEQRALTVAEIMRAVYSRILQRIEESDYRIFGPRISLKPSHRLALAAGVWLRSRFQRAAS, from the coding sequence ATGACACCAGCACAAGCCCAGGATTACTGCACGACGCTCACCAAGCAGAGCGGCAGCAATTTCTACTATTCGTTCTTGTTCCTGCCGAAGGCCCGACGCGAAGCCATGTACACGGTCTACGCCTTCTGCAAGGAAGTGGACAACGCGGTCGACGAGCCTCCGCCCGGCAGCAACCCGCAGCATGAACTCCAGCGATGGCGCAAGGAATTGGATGCGGCCTACCAAGGCACCCCGACCTTTCCCGTAACCGTCAGCCTGGCGCAACATGCCAAGGAACTCGGCATTCCGAAAGCTTATTGCGAGGAACTCATCAAAGGCGTGGAGATGGACCTCAGCCGTCTGCGCTACGCTACATTCGACGATCTGTCGCTCTACTGTTACCGGGTTGCCTCAGTCGTGGGGCTCATCTGCCTCCACGTATTCGGCGCGACCTCGCCGCGGGCGCAAGACTATGCCGTGAACTTGGGGATGGCTTTTCAATTGACCAACATTCTCAGGGACGTCGGCGGGGACGCGGAGGCCGGGCGCATCTACCTCCCGCAGGAGGACTTGGCGCGCTTCAAATATACCGAGGCGGATCTGTTGAGCCGCCGGGAAACCGCCGCGTTCACCGAGTTGATGCGATTCGAGGTGGAACGAGCCAAGGAGTATTACGCCAAGGCCAAACGCGCTCTGGAGTCATTGTCTCCGCAAGAACAGCGCGCCCTGACCGTCGCGGAAATCATGCGGGCGGTCTACAGCCGGATCCTGCAACGCATCGAAGAATCCGACTACCGAATCTTCGGACCGCGCATCTCACTCAAGCCCAGCCACCGCCTTGCGCTCGCTGCGGGCGTGTGGCTCCGCTCCCGCTTTCAACGCGCCGCTTCATGA
- a CDS encoding Stp1/IreP family PP2C-type Ser/Thr phosphatase, which yields MSQLRALHGAKSDTGLRRRHNEDSFCADPTLSLFVVCDGMGGHRAGEVASARAAETIHRHIAESADNPELPLFGVARPEWSARANRLASAIRAANSAIHQEAARHPERGGMGTTVIAAWLADDILSIAHVGDSRLYLARGESLQPLTTDHSLVSEQIQQGLLSPADAERVAHRHVLTRAVGVNATVDVDVSEIPVLNGDVLLLCSDGLTAGVKPQTILDAVKEISDPQQLSERLIELSNAAGGIDNTTVIVVSLARRRSGIWDRLRGPWFANYAVGE from the coding sequence ATGAGCCAGCTACGCGCCCTCCATGGCGCCAAGTCCGACACAGGCTTGCGTCGCCGCCATAACGAGGACAGCTTTTGCGCTGATCCGACGCTGAGTCTGTTCGTCGTCTGCGACGGGATGGGAGGGCACCGCGCCGGTGAGGTGGCAAGCGCGCGGGCGGCCGAAACGATTCATCGTCATATCGCCGAGTCGGCTGACAACCCCGAACTTCCCCTGTTCGGAGTCGCCAGGCCGGAATGGTCGGCGCGGGCGAACCGGCTCGCCAGCGCAATCCGTGCCGCGAATTCCGCCATTCACCAGGAAGCGGCCCGGCATCCCGAACGAGGCGGCATGGGAACGACTGTGATCGCGGCCTGGCTGGCCGACGACATCCTCTCGATCGCCCATGTGGGAGACAGCCGCCTCTATTTGGCCCGCGGTGAATCGCTTCAACCGCTGACCACCGACCATTCGTTGGTCAGTGAACAGATTCAACAGGGCCTGCTGAGCCCCGCCGATGCCGAGCGGGTCGCCCACCGACACGTGCTCACCCGTGCGGTCGGCGTTAATGCTACCGTGGATGTGGATGTGAGTGAGATCCCGGTTCTCAACGGAGACGTGTTGCTGCTCTGTTCCGATGGTCTCACCGCCGGGGTCAAACCGCAAACCATCTTGGACGCCGTGAAGGAAATCTCCGACCCGCAACAGCTCTCCGAGCGGCTCATCGAACTTTCGAATGCCGCCGGAGGCATCGACAACACCACCGTCATCGTCGTCAGCCTGGCCAGACGCAGGTCGGGAATCTGGGACCGCCTGCGCGGCCCGTGGTTCGCCAACTACGCCGTCGGCGAGTAA
- a CDS encoding cobalamin-binding protein — MRICSLVPGATEVVAALGLARDLVGISHECDYPASVNSVPVMVRPNIDSGRLSSAQIDAEVGALLSSHRSLYELDEPGFRAAAPDLIIAQDLCDVCAITPPQLQQLIRDLTPQPTVLSLSPHRLADILDDVSVIGRALQYEQQASAFAAGLRRRLEQVSQAVAAAKRPRVVCLEWLSPLYVAGHWVPDMVTAAGGADALGVAGEPSRRVTWAEVRAADPDVVLLMPCGFSIPRALTELTTLTNEPEWASLRSVRNGAVFLMDAISCFSRPGPRVVDGIEALAGLLHPDCVQAPPAERALSLQALVGQKT; from the coding sequence ATGAGGATCTGCTCGCTTGTTCCGGGGGCAACCGAAGTGGTGGCGGCATTGGGATTGGCTCGCGATCTGGTCGGCATCAGCCACGAGTGCGACTATCCTGCGTCCGTGAACAGCGTCCCGGTAATGGTTCGGCCCAACATCGACAGCGGGCGGTTGAGCAGCGCGCAAATCGACGCGGAAGTCGGCGCCCTCCTCTCTTCCCATCGCTCTCTGTATGAATTGGACGAGCCGGGCTTTCGCGCCGCCGCACCGGATCTCATCATCGCGCAAGACCTTTGCGACGTCTGTGCCATCACGCCGCCGCAACTGCAACAGCTCATCCGCGACCTCACCCCGCAACCGACGGTGCTGTCTCTATCGCCGCATCGCCTGGCGGACATTCTCGACGATGTGTCGGTCATCGGACGCGCACTTCAGTACGAACAGCAGGCGTCAGCCTTCGCGGCCGGATTGCGCCGACGCCTCGAGCAGGTGAGTCAGGCGGTGGCCGCCGCCAAGCGCCCCAGAGTCGTCTGCCTGGAATGGCTCTCACCGCTCTATGTCGCGGGCCATTGGGTGCCCGACATGGTGACGGCAGCCGGGGGCGCGGATGCCTTGGGCGTGGCGGGCGAACCGTCCCGGCGAGTCACATGGGCCGAGGTTCGGGCGGCCGACCCGGACGTGGTCCTGCTCATGCCCTGCGGATTTTCGATTCCACGAGCTCTGACTGAGCTGACGACGCTCACCAACGAACCGGAGTGGGCAAGCCTCCGCTCCGTCCGGAACGGAGCCGTCTTTCTCATGGACGCGATTTCCTGCTTCAGCCGTCCCGGCCCTCGAGTCGTCGACGGCATCGAAGCACTCGCCGGCCTCCTTCATCCTGACTGTGTCCAGGCTCCTCCCGCCGAGAGGGCGCTGAGCCTGCAGGCACTGGTCGGCCAGAAGACATGA
- a CDS encoding secondary thiamine-phosphate synthase enzyme YjbQ: MKSYREELWFETKTRRAFVNITPQVEGAVRKSGVREGLVLVNAMHITASVYINDDEAGLLQDYEQFLERVAPHAAEYRHNETGEDNGDAHIKRQLMGREVVVAITDGKLDFGPWEQIFYGEFDGRRRKRVLVKVIGE; the protein is encoded by the coding sequence ATGAAATCCTATCGCGAGGAACTCTGGTTCGAAACCAAGACCCGCCGGGCATTCGTGAACATTACTCCTCAGGTGGAGGGGGCCGTCAGAAAGAGCGGCGTCCGCGAAGGACTGGTCCTCGTCAATGCGATGCATATCACGGCCAGCGTCTATATCAATGACGATGAGGCCGGGCTCTTGCAGGACTACGAGCAGTTCCTGGAGCGCGTGGCCCCGCACGCCGCCGAGTATCGCCACAATGAGACCGGCGAGGACAACGGAGACGCCCATATCAAGCGGCAGCTGATGGGGCGCGAAGTTGTCGTCGCCATTACAGACGGCAAGCTGGATTTCGGTCCTTGGGAACAGATTTTTTACGGTGAGTTCGACGGGCGGCGACGAAAACGCGTGTTGGTCAAGGTCATCGGGGAATGA
- a CDS encoding HAD family phosphatase — MRAIIFDFDGVIADTEPLHFAALQQVLADIGITLTEAAYYADYLGFDDRGCFTAALQANQRPITPPLLKDLMARKATAYLAAVRQRLVIFPGVRELVQEASDRYHLAIASGALRPEIELILEEAGIRKQFRHITSAEDVTRGKPAPDPFLHALEGLNRVDGRAALHARDCLVIEDSLPGIRAAKSAGMRVLAVANTHTVQDLAEADAITHSLTETSLAELRQRLWGTADQRP, encoded by the coding sequence ATGCGCGCGATTATTTTCGATTTCGACGGTGTCATCGCCGATACCGAGCCCCTGCACTTTGCGGCACTGCAACAGGTGCTGGCCGACATCGGAATCACGCTCACTGAAGCCGCGTACTATGCCGACTATTTGGGCTTCGACGATCGTGGCTGCTTCACGGCCGCGCTCCAGGCCAATCAACGTCCGATCACGCCGCCGCTGCTCAAAGACCTCATGGCCCGCAAGGCAACGGCCTATCTCGCCGCCGTCAGGCAACGACTGGTGATTTTTCCCGGCGTGCGGGAACTGGTGCAAGAAGCGTCGGACCGTTACCACTTGGCCATTGCCTCCGGTGCCTTGCGGCCGGAAATCGAACTCATTCTCGAGGAAGCCGGCATCCGGAAACAGTTTCGCCACATCACGAGCGCGGAGGACGTGACCCGAGGCAAACCGGCGCCGGATCCTTTCCTCCACGCGCTCGAGGGGCTCAATCGGGTGGATGGTCGCGCAGCCCTGCATGCGAGAGACTGTCTGGTCATCGAGGATTCCCTTCCCGGCATCCGCGCCGCCAAGTCCGCGGGGATGAGGGTACTGGCCGTAGCCAACACCCACACGGTCCAAGACCTGGCGGAGGCCGACGCCATCACCCATTCGCTGACGGAAACCAGCCTGGCGGAATTGCGGCAACGGCTCTGGGGCACGGCGGATCAGCGGCCATGA
- a CDS encoding PHP domain-containing protein codes for MSRIDLHLHTTHSDGSFSPREVLQFAKQANVTALAITDHDITDGIPEATAVGTELGIEVIPGVEISSRFGDSELHILGYFLRWTDETLNQRMAKLRESRHTRNPRIIERLNALGIEITYDEVRALAGTESVGRPHIARVLMEKKVVTSAKEAFDRFLADGRPAYVGRELPDPADAVKWIQDAGGVAVLAHPTWVRTSADGLATLVGNLKNKGLGGMEVHYSSHTPSQTNEYLNLAKRYDLLVTGGSDFHGVTKPDIEVGIGKGQLKVSEKLLDPLRKAAIA; via the coding sequence ATGAGCCGGATCGATCTCCATCTGCATACCACGCACTCCGACGGCAGCTTTTCACCCCGCGAGGTCCTGCAATTCGCCAAGCAAGCCAATGTCACGGCTCTGGCCATCACAGACCACGACATCACCGATGGAATACCCGAAGCCACGGCCGTAGGGACCGAACTGGGTATCGAGGTAATCCCAGGGGTGGAGATCAGTTCCCGTTTCGGGGATAGCGAGCTGCATATCCTGGGCTACTTTCTCCGGTGGACCGATGAAACACTGAATCAGCGCATGGCGAAGTTACGGGAGAGTCGTCATACCCGCAATCCCCGGATTATCGAGCGATTGAACGCCCTAGGCATCGAGATCACCTATGACGAGGTTCGAGCCCTGGCCGGGACCGAATCTGTGGGCCGCCCCCACATCGCGCGCGTGCTGATGGAGAAGAAGGTCGTCACATCGGCCAAGGAAGCCTTCGATCGATTTCTCGCGGATGGCCGTCCAGCCTACGTGGGGAGAGAACTTCCCGATCCGGCCGACGCGGTGAAATGGATTCAAGACGCGGGCGGGGTAGCGGTCCTCGCGCACCCAACCTGGGTCCGCACCTCGGCCGACGGTCTGGCAACCTTGGTGGGTAACTTGAAAAACAAGGGGCTCGGCGGCATGGAAGTCCATTACAGCAGCCATACTCCCAGCCAGACGAACGAATACCTCAACCTCGCAAAACGCTATGACCTCCTGGTCACCGGAGGAAGCGACTTCCACGGGGTGACCAAGCCGGATATCGAGGTCGGCATCGGCAAGGGCCAGTTGAAGGTCTCAGAAAAGCTGCTGGACCCGCTCCGCAAAGCAGCAATCGCATAG